A genomic window from Anthocerotibacter panamensis C109 includes:
- a CDS encoding response regulator, whose amino-acid sequence MAAPKFKVLVIDDSFMIRKALIDQLSGARFEVFAARDGRTGLAEATQRNPDVILLDFLMPDLNGYEVYQALRQQPQFACTPIILISSSRDEVVRKFGEPFKGFSFLPKPFTRRQIEEQLAAVLSTPDEPDLAPPPAAVHSLPPVPVTRPLPPKEPATAANDRMEAALATLLKRLDSLERQSNASRYLPILLLILNTALLLTLLLR is encoded by the coding sequence GTGGCGGCCCCAAAATTTAAAGTCCTCGTCATCGACGACAGCTTTATGATCCGCAAAGCCTTGATCGATCAGCTCTCGGGAGCGCGCTTCGAGGTCTTTGCCGCTCGTGATGGGCGCACGGGTCTAGCTGAGGCAACCCAACGCAATCCCGACGTCATCCTGCTCGATTTCCTCATGCCCGACCTCAATGGCTATGAGGTCTATCAAGCACTCCGCCAGCAACCCCAGTTTGCCTGCACCCCCATTATCCTTATCTCCAGCAGCCGAGATGAGGTCGTCCGTAAGTTCGGGGAGCCCTTCAAGGGCTTCAGCTTCCTGCCTAAACCCTTCACCCGTCGGCAGATCGAGGAGCAGTTGGCGGCGGTACTAAGCACCCCTGATGAACCTGACCTTGCGCCGCCCCCTGCTGCTGTGCATAGTCTTCCTCCGGTTCCTGTGACCCGCCCGTTGCCGCCTAAAGAACCTGCTACAGCAGCGAATGACCGCATGGAGGCTGCTTTAGCTACCCTGCTGAAGCGTTTGGACAGCTTGGAGCGCCAGAGCAATGCCAGCCGCTACTTGCCTATTCTGCTCCTCATCCTCAACACTGCCCTCCTGCTGACCCTTCTGTTGCGTTAG
- a CDS encoding ABC transporter ATP-binding protein produces MTDVVRRRFQAQTGQAPDIGEPVEDRAQVDVALHSVHKKFGDYVALERIDLQVRRGEFFSLLGPSGCGKTTLLRILSGLEVADRGEVLIRGKDVGSLPAHQRSVNTVFQSYALFPHLDVAQNVGFGLKMRKLPAKTIQEKVAATLELVEISPFARRKPHELSGGQRQRVALARALVNEPEVLLLDEPLSALDARLRKQIQGELVHLQRRLGLTFIFVTHDQEEALVLSDRIAVMRSGRIEQMGPAYEVYERPQTPFVASFMGASNLLEGLVLGLERVQTALGELVVRDSLPSQGSVQLALRPEKIRLAVQGFGDWPNQVPSRVVDLVYTGAQNQYVLSTPGGLRLQASTMNADIQHQGFDLGDEVIAHLPPNSLIRVTEPTYG; encoded by the coding sequence ATGACCGACGTGGTGAGAAGGCGGTTCCAAGCTCAAACCGGGCAAGCCCCGGACATAGGCGAGCCGGTCGAGGACCGAGCGCAGGTCGATGTAGCCCTGCACTCGGTCCACAAAAAGTTTGGAGACTACGTTGCCCTAGAGCGAATTGATCTACAGGTCCGCCGGGGCGAATTTTTTAGTTTGCTTGGCCCCTCCGGTTGCGGCAAAACTACGCTCCTGCGTATCCTCTCCGGGCTGGAGGTCGCAGACCGGGGGGAGGTGCTGATCCGAGGGAAAGACGTGGGGAGTCTGCCTGCCCATCAGCGCAGCGTCAATACTGTTTTTCAGAGCTATGCCCTCTTCCCTCATCTGGATGTCGCCCAAAACGTCGGATTCGGGCTCAAGATGCGTAAGCTCCCAGCCAAGACGATCCAAGAAAAAGTCGCTGCCACGCTAGAACTGGTGGAAATCAGCCCTTTCGCTCGCCGCAAACCCCACGAACTCTCTGGGGGACAACGCCAACGGGTCGCCCTAGCGCGCGCCCTGGTCAACGAACCAGAAGTCCTGCTGTTGGATGAACCGCTCTCAGCCCTCGATGCCCGCCTGCGCAAACAGATCCAAGGGGAGTTGGTCCATCTACAACGCCGCCTCGGGCTGACCTTCATTTTTGTCACCCATGACCAGGAAGAGGCGTTGGTCCTCAGCGACCGGATCGCTGTGATGCGCTCGGGGCGCATTGAGCAGATGGGTCCGGCCTACGAGGTCTATGAGCGGCCCCAGACTCCTTTTGTGGCAAGCTTTATGGGTGCAAGTAACCTCCTGGAAGGGCTGGTACTTGGCCTGGAGCGGGTGCAGACAGCTCTGGGGGAGTTGGTGGTACGCGACAGCCTCCCTAGCCAAGGTTCTGTGCAACTTGCGCTACGCCCGGAGAAGATTCGCCTTGCGGTCCAGGGCTTTGGCGACTGGCCCAATCAGGTGCCCTCTAGGGTGGTGGATCTGGTCTATACCGGGGCGCAAAATCAGTATGTCCTGAGCACGCCTGGAGGCTTGCGGCTCCAGGCCAGTACGATGAATGCGGATATCCAGCATCAGGGCTTCGACCTTGGGGACGAGGTTATCGCTCACCTGCCCCCAAACAGCCTGATCCGTGTCACGGAACCCACCTATGGCTAA
- a CDS encoding ABC transporter permease, which yields MAKTTLRPPEVRGGEVLTPGKELSLSALFAGPGVLWIALLLLLPGLVLLLCSFLSRGDFGEVEFPLTWDNYLRFMGYGPLGWTPVYWEIVWRSLVMAVGTTLLCAVLAYPLAFFIAAHPERTRNLLLTLVIVPFWTNLVIRTYAWMLIFAPEAWPAQLAARLGLTPPDTALYPSDFAVYVGMVNAFLPFLVLPLYTAVERLDWTLVEAAQDLYANRWQVFTQVLLPQTLPGLVAGLILVSVPAFGMFVVPDLLGGSKTILIGNAIQQQFGSSLDYPFGAALSFLVTSLTLAVLYAYSRYAGERGLRDLI from the coding sequence ATGGCTAAAACGACCCTGCGCCCGCCCGAAGTCCGGGGTGGAGAAGTCTTGACCCCTGGTAAAGAACTGAGCTTGAGCGCACTGTTTGCGGGGCCGGGGGTATTGTGGATTGCGCTTTTACTGTTGTTGCCGGGGTTAGTCTTGCTCCTGTGCAGCTTCTTGAGCCGGGGGGATTTTGGAGAGGTGGAATTCCCGTTGACCTGGGATAACTACCTGCGCTTCATGGGCTACGGTCCTCTGGGCTGGACCCCGGTGTACTGGGAAATTGTCTGGCGCAGCCTCGTCATGGCGGTGGGGACGACTTTGCTCTGTGCGGTGCTCGCCTATCCCTTGGCCTTTTTCATCGCAGCCCACCCTGAGCGCACCCGCAATCTGCTCCTGACGCTGGTCATCGTCCCCTTCTGGACCAATTTAGTCATCCGTACCTACGCCTGGATGCTCATCTTTGCCCCTGAGGCATGGCCTGCTCAATTAGCTGCTCGTCTCGGGTTGACTCCCCCGGATACCGCCCTTTATCCCAGTGATTTTGCGGTCTATGTCGGGATGGTCAATGCTTTCTTGCCCTTTTTGGTGCTGCCGCTCTATACGGCGGTGGAGCGGCTGGACTGGACCCTGGTCGAGGCGGCACAGGACCTCTATGCCAACCGTTGGCAGGTGTTTACCCAAGTGCTGCTCCCCCAGACTTTGCCGGGATTGGTGGCTGGATTGATCTTGGTCAGTGTCCCGGCTTTTGGGATGTTTGTGGTGCCGGACTTGCTGGGAGGGAGCAAGACAATTTTGATTGGCAACGCGATCCAGCAGCAGTTTGGGTCCAGTCTGGACTATCCTTTCGGTGCGGCTTTGAGTTTTCTGGTGACCAGCCTGACGCTGGCGGTGCTTTACGCCTACAGCCGCTACGCTGGGGAACGGGGTCTGAGAGACCTCATATGA
- a CDS encoding ABC transporter permease, with translation MKRAPSLLLSLTGYGVYLFLYLPVLVIVAYSFNRASYGVTWTGFTFAWYEKLWVNEMIRSASINTLVLAVVSTAIATLLGSLLGYGLQRYRFAGKQLFLGAMYMPVIVPDIILAIALLLFYKVVRQYTGLFELNLLTMVLAHVTFQISFVAIVVRSRIVALDPALEEAARDLYASTWATLRYVTLPLIFPGILAGALLALTLSIDDFVVSFFTSGPDSTTLPILIYSTVRRGVTPEMNALSTVIVLVTMVTVFGANFLGRRRVP, from the coding sequence ATGAAGCGTGCACCCTCGCTCTTGCTCAGCTTGACGGGCTATGGCGTCTATTTATTTTTGTACCTGCCGGTTTTGGTGATTGTGGCGTATTCCTTTAATCGCGCCTCCTACGGCGTAACCTGGACCGGCTTCACCTTCGCTTGGTACGAGAAACTTTGGGTCAATGAAATGATCCGCTCTGCCAGCATCAATACCTTGGTCTTGGCTGTGGTCAGTACCGCCATCGCCACCCTCTTGGGGTCTTTGTTGGGCTATGGGCTCCAGCGTTACCGTTTTGCGGGCAAGCAGCTCTTTCTGGGGGCGATGTACATGCCCGTGATTGTGCCGGATATTATTCTGGCGATTGCCCTGTTGTTGTTTTATAAAGTGGTCCGTCAGTACACTGGCCTCTTCGAACTCAACCTGCTGACGATGGTCCTCGCCCATGTGACCTTCCAGATCTCGTTTGTCGCGATTGTTGTCCGCAGCCGGATCGTAGCCCTTGACCCTGCTTTGGAGGAGGCCGCCCGCGACCTTTATGCCAGTACCTGGGCCACCCTCCGCTATGTGACCTTGCCCTTGATTTTTCCGGGAATCCTGGCTGGAGCCCTCCTCGCCTTAACGCTCTCCATCGATGATTTTGTCGTCTCTTTTTTCACCAGCGGCCCCGATAGCACTACCCTGCCGATCCTGATCTACAGCACCGTGCGCCGGGGCGTAACGCCTGAGATGAATGCCCTCTCCACGGTGATTGTTTTGGTGACGATGGTGACGGTCTTTGGGGCGAATTTTTTGGGCCGGCGCAGGGTTCCTTAA
- a CDS encoding DUF1338 domain-containing protein, which produces MSALARVRSQVFTQLWQEYRARVALVPAIEDVLRGQGEPWIEDHIAFRTLPGAACGAGVLQRLFELLGYVRREDLYFEDKQLQAFWMEPPHEAAVYTMLPKIFVSELIPARFSADFQATLAKYTDSLSATPLARMEHLQLQTRAGDLKAGEQLAAEILGYLAGRPWQRPTFADYQRLLQQSEYAAWTLAFGNRVNHFTVSVHLMRRFPSLQAFNKFLTEHLQVPMNLSGGLIKGTPQSGLEQSSTRATGMAVLFQEGYQELPYAYVEFAFRHPLPGQQADGQWTSYYQGFVVGNADRIFDSTNVR; this is translated from the coding sequence ATGTCGGCGCTAGCCAGGGTGCGTAGCCAAGTATTTACCCAACTGTGGCAGGAATATCGGGCGCGAGTCGCGCTGGTCCCGGCCATTGAGGACGTTTTGCGGGGGCAGGGGGAGCCCTGGATCGAGGACCATATAGCCTTTCGTACCCTCCCCGGCGCTGCTTGCGGTGCGGGGGTACTACAGCGTCTGTTTGAGCTGTTGGGCTATGTCCGACGTGAGGATCTTTATTTTGAGGATAAACAACTCCAAGCGTTTTGGATGGAGCCACCCCATGAGGCGGCAGTCTACACCATGCTCCCCAAAATCTTTGTCAGTGAACTCATCCCGGCCCGTTTCTCGGCAGACTTCCAGGCGACCTTAGCCAAGTATACGGACTCCTTGAGTGCGACCCCCCTCGCTCGTATGGAGCACCTCCAGCTTCAGACCAGAGCAGGAGATCTCAAGGCAGGGGAGCAACTCGCCGCCGAAATCCTCGGCTATCTAGCGGGACGACCCTGGCAGCGGCCCACCTTTGCAGACTACCAACGTTTGCTCCAACAGAGCGAATATGCGGCGTGGACGTTGGCTTTTGGGAATCGGGTGAATCACTTTACGGTGAGCGTCCACCTGATGCGGCGTTTTCCTTCCTTGCAGGCATTCAACAAATTTCTGACCGAGCACTTGCAGGTCCCGATGAACTTGAGCGGCGGGCTCATTAAGGGCACACCCCAAAGCGGTCTCGAACAGAGTTCCACGCGGGCTACCGGAATGGCTGTACTCTTTCAGGAAGGCTATCAGGAGTTGCCCTACGCCTATGTGGAATTCGCCTTCCGCCATCCCTTGCCCGGTCAGCAAGCCGATGGACAATGGACTTCCTACTATCAGGGCTTTGTGGTCGGGAATGCTGACCGTATTTTTGACTCCACCAATGTCCGCTGA
- a CDS encoding Hsp20/alpha crystallin family protein — protein sequence MTMIPWRPAREIERWEPLREFQGLRREMERLWDRFSRFDQILPFEDRGFTELSTWPTVELDETEDAVQLRVEIPGLEAKDLDIQVAEDSVSIRGERRSERRAEEFGMMRSEFYYGRFERIIPLPVAVKSDQARAEYKNGILEINLPKTEEQRRKAIKVPIS from the coding sequence ATGACCATGATTCCCTGGCGACCCGCGCGCGAAATCGAGCGCTGGGAGCCTTTACGAGAGTTTCAAGGCTTGCGGCGCGAGATGGAGCGGCTGTGGGACCGCTTCAGCCGGTTTGATCAGATCCTCCCCTTCGAGGATCGTGGCTTCACGGAGCTTTCCACTTGGCCCACTGTCGAGTTGGATGAGACAGAAGATGCCGTACAACTGCGGGTTGAAATTCCAGGATTAGAAGCCAAGGACTTGGATATCCAAGTCGCTGAGGACTCCGTCTCGATCCGCGGGGAACGTAGGTCCGAGCGCAGGGCTGAAGAGTTTGGCATGATGCGCTCAGAGTTCTACTATGGCAGGTTTGAACGAATCATCCCCCTGCCGGTGGCAGTTAAGAGCGACCAAGCCCGAGCCGAATACAAAAATGGCATCCTGGAAATCAATCTGCCGAAAACCGAAGAGCAGCGGCGAAAAGCCATTAAAGTCCCGATAAGCTGA